The Gardnerella leopoldii genomic interval GAACTGCAGTTCCAGCAGTCATCACGTCGTCAACTAACAGAACTTTCATGCCGTCTTTTAACGGTTTTCCAACCATAATTCCGCCGTCGCCATGATCCTTTCGCTCTTTGCGATCGAAAGTAAAACCAACAGGCATATTATGATTATTCGTCAAAGCCATTGCCGTAGAAACTGCCAGCGGAATACCCTTATAAGCAGGGCCGAAAACAGTGTCGATATCTTGCGGAAGTTTGCCATCTTCGATTGCTGCAACAACGCGCTCAGCGTAGTATGCGCCTAGATTTGCGATTTTCATGCCGTCGTCAAAAGCACCAGCGTTAATAAAATAAGGTGATTGACGACCAGATTTCAGCGTAAAGTCACCAAATTTAAGCGCACCTGAATCAAGCAAAAACTTTGTAAAACGTTCGTCTAATTCTGCCATAATTAGCTCTCTTTCTTAAAATAATTTTAAATACTTTCTAAATACTTTTTAAATACTTAATTTCAGCGCCAAGTTTTGCCTTCAGCGAGTAAAGACGCAAGCTTTGGACGAGAATCAAGCAAATCGTCAAGCTCGCGAGCAATGCGAATAGGAGCAGTAGGATCCACCAAAGCAGCAGCACCAACTTCTACAGCATTCGCGCCAGCATACAAGTATTCCAAAGCTTTTTCGCCAGAATCAATGCCGCCAATGCCAATAATTGGAATATCTGGCATAGCTTGACGCACTCGCCACACAAACCCAAGCCCAATTGGGAAGATTGCAGGGCCGGAAACACCGCCCGTGCGATTCGCAATAATAGGCTCGCCTGTTCGAATATCAATTCGCAAACCAACTAGCGTGTTAATCATGCTTAAAGCATCCGCTCCAGCATCAACTGCAGCTTTGCAAATCGAAACGATATCCGTCACATTTGGCGTCATTTTTACAATCATTGGCTTGCTTGTCATTGCGCGAAGACGCTTAATTAAGCGGTGCAATGCAACCGGATCAGTACCAACGCTCATTCCGCCGTGAGTCACGTTTGGGCAGCTTACATTAATTTCAAGCATGTCGGCCGCAGAATCTGCAAGCTTTTCAACAACTTGCGCATAATCGTCGTCACTGTGACCTGCAACATTAGTAATAACAAGTGCTCCCATGGATTTTAGTTTCGGCAACTCGTCTACTAAATAATGGTCGACACCAGGATTTTGCAATCCAACTGCGTTTACCATTCCAGAAGGAGATTCTGCAGTGCGCGGAGAAGGATTTCCTTCCCACGGAACAGGAGAAACACCTTTTGTACAAATTGCGCCGAGTTGGCTTACGTCGTAAAAGCGTCGGCAAGCTGCAAGCTGGAAAGTTCCAGAAGCAGTTCCAACCATGTTTTTCCACTTAACGCCTGCGACTTGAGTTGGGTGCTTCCAAACGTGGCTAGTGTCAAAACCAAAAGTTTCAGCGGAATTTGTTACGGAATTTGCGTTATTTACAGAATTATTTTCGGCATTATTTACAGCACTCATATTTTTTACTCCCAACCCAAACGATTCGCATCAAAAACAGGACCGTCGTTGCAAACTTTCAGCCTGCCTTCCAAAGTGTCAACAACGCAAGCAACGCAAGTTCCGTATCCGCAACCCATACGCGCTTCTAAACTGAGCTGGCACTCAATATTTCTTTCATGCGCCCAGTGAGCTACAGCTTTCATCATAGGCAAAGGACCACAAGACAAAATAACCGTTGGTAAATCGTCGTCGAAATCAAAATGCTTAACTTTTTCAAGTTCGTCAAGAAGTGTAATAACAGTTCCTTCAGCATTTGTAATACTGTGTACGTCTGAAATATATTCTTTCGTTAAATCATCTGCAAAACGTTTGTTACGGTAGCCAAGCACTGCCGTTACGCTAGAATCTTCACGCTTTGAAAGCGCTTGAGCAGCACACAAAATAGGTGGCACGCCCAAGCCGCCACTAACCAACACATAATGTGCAGGTTTGGAAATATTAAAGCCAAGTCCCAAAGGTCCAAGAGCGTCAATGCTATCTCCTGGTTTAAGCTCAGCAAACTTAGCAGTGCCTTTGCCAATCACAGCAAAAATCAAAGTAAAAGTATCGCCTTCTACGCTTGCAACTCCAAAAGGACGCGGAAGCATAGCAGTTGGATCAGGGGAATACAAGTTCACAAATTGCGCAGGAGCAGCTTTTTTAGCAATCTCAGAATCTCGCAAAGTTAAACGGTACACGCCTTCGTCTAGCTTCTCATTATTGAGTACTTCTACAGCTCTGCGCCCCCAAAGGCGCGAATATTTTGCATTATTGCTTTCGTCTGCAGAACTTGAGCCGGAAGAATCAAAAGCGTCTTCACGTAACGTAATTATGGCGTTTCCAGAGGCTTTTCGCGTTGGAATAAACATGCCATCACTCATGTGGTTTCCCCTACCCTTGTATGTGTTTTGTACCGTTGCGTTTTATTTTTAATTTTAATTATATTTTTAGTTATATTTATTTTAGTTATACATTCTAGCGATACACTGCATTTCGCAAGTCGTCACGCATATTTTTCGCAGCAACAGCTGCAGAATCACGCACAATATCAAGAATGTCATCGAGAGACATATGACCTTGATTTTTAGCGTAATCTTCAGACTTTTTCCAAGCACCAATAATACCGCGCGAAGAATTTACAATAGCGCCTTCAGAATTTGCATCAAACATTCCTGCAACATCTTGAGCTGTACCGCCTTGAGCGCCATAGCCTGGAACAAGGAAGAAAGTGTGCGGCATAATCTCGCGCAAATGCTTGCCCTCCTGCGGATGCGTGGCACCTACAACTGCGCCAACTCTTGAATAACCGTGCTTGCCAATGCTTGAAGCACCCCAGTTCTCAATCAAATCCGCCATATGCTCATACACTGGCTTGCCATCTTGCAAAATAAGCTCCTGTAGCTCCTTGCTAGAAGGATTCGAAGTGCGAAGCAGCACAAAAATGCTTTTATCGTACGCTAATGCTTCATCGATAAAAGGCTTCACTCCATCCGAACCCATATAAGGGTTTACTGTAAGCGAATCTTCATGCCAAACGTCAAGATTTTTAGAGCTTTTTAGAAGATTTTTAAGAGATTGTGGCAGTGCGTTATCAGTCGCATTTTCGTCTTCAAAATATGCAGAAAGATTAGCGAAGCCGCTTAAATGAGCCGCATACTGACCAGCTGTAGAGCCAATATCTCCGCGCTTTGCGTCACCTATTACAACTAATCCTTGCGATTTTGCGTATTCGCAGGTCATTGCGTAAGTATCGATACCTGCAGGACCAAGCGCCTCGTACATAGCGATTTGCGGCTTTACAGCCGGCACAAAATCTGCAACTGCGTCAATAATCGCACGATTAAACTCAAAATAAGCTGTAGCTAAAAGCGTTGGCAGCGCATCCTCGCCTTCTACTTCTTGCAAAACTTCGTCCGCAAGAGAGCTAATAATTTCGGCAGGAACAATTCCAGGCTTAGGATCCAAGCCCACTACGCTAGGATTTTGCTTGGCTGCAATCGCTTCAATAAGTTCGTCCATAATTTACTACCATTCCAAATTTATATTTAATCAATCACATTCTCGAGAAAGCAATTTCTGAACCAATAATCGTCGCAACAGGCCTTCCTGTAAGTTGCCATCCATCAAAAGGAGTATTTCGAGCTTTTGAATGGAACGAATTTGCATCAACCGCCCAATTTTCGCGCATATTAATCAGCACTAAATCAACGTTTTCAGGGTGTTCAGTAATACTTAAACGCAGCGTTCGCTTGTTTGCGCATCGCGAAGAAACGTTAAGCAAAGCCGCAATATCAGTAGGTCTTCTGCTCATCAATTGCATTGGATTTACTGCCATTAATTCGATTAAATGCTTATCGTCCGTATATCCTGCATCAACCAAAACTTTGCGGCACACGCCATACGCGCACTCAAGCCCAATAATTCCGTTAGGAGTGCTTGCAAAATTTCCTGACTTTTCTTCCGCAGTGTGAGGCGCGTGATCTGTTGCAATCATGTCAATTGTGCCATCCGCAATAGCAGCGAGCGTTGCTTGACGATCCGCTTTTGAACGAAGAGGAGGATTCATCTTAGCCATAGCACCATATCGCAAAACATCCTCATCACACAAAGCTAGATAGTGAGGCGCAGTTTCGCACGTAATCGGCAAACCCTCTTTCTTTGCCTTACGAATAGCTTCAAACGCAGCAGCAGTGCTCACATGCTGGAAATGCACATGTACGCCAGTTTCGCGGGAAGCATCAATATCTCGCTGAACAATTGCAAGCTCAGTAGAAACTGGAATTCCACCAACACCAAGCATTTTTGCGACCGGACCCTCGTTCACAGCTCCCGTATCATGATGCTCACAATGCTCCACGAATGGCAAACCAGTTTGTTTTGCCATAGCTAACACATCTCGCAAAATCGGTTCAGGCACTGCAGCACCGTCGTCGCTTATAGCAGTAATCGGGTGCTTTTTCATAGGAGAAGTTTTTTCGTCATCGTCGATTCCAGCAACATACTTTTTCCAAAGCTCAATATTGCTTGGTTTTAAGCCTTTACGCCCCAATGATGCGCACACGCTCAAATCGTAGCGAACTGGCAATTTTACGCCGTAAATGCAACCATAGCGCTGCAAATAGTCAACTACATTATCTACATCAAATGGAGCATCTTCCCAAGGCTCGCCGTCAAGAGCTGGAACAGTATTTGGCATAATCAAAACTTGCGTATAACCGCCAGCCGCCGCAGCCTCACTGCCGGTCATCATTGTTTCTTTTGCTGTTTGTCCTGGATCTCTAAAATGCACATGCGGATCTGCAAAACCAGGAGCAACAACCCAATCACTTGCGTCAATATCGCCAGTAACGCGCGCATTCTGCTCTATAAGGGCATCCTGACGAACGCCATCAACAATAAGATCAATACGTTCGCCAGTATCCCACACAGAGATATTGCGCAAAGTTAAGGTGCCTGATTCGTTCATTTCACTCCTGGTTTTGCGTAATTTTTACAGTTATATAATAATATTATTAAATTTTTTATTTAGTTTCTGCTTCTTCGTCGCAATACATGCAACGATACTCTTGCCTTACGGAATCAGCTTTGTAGAACTTACGTTTAAGAGTTAGTTCGCTGTTTGTTATGCAACGAGGATTCGGGCAAGTAAGATCTTCAGGCGCATTCACGTCTGTTACGTGCACGCGAGGATCCGTTAATGAAATTCCGTGTGCGTCAACTGCTTGCAATTCGTCTTCTGGCACGTTTACAAAATCAGTTGGTTCGTAGCCGCAAAGCTCGTCTCCAAGAACGGAACTTTCCAAAGCCATACGCATAAGCATACCGTTTTTAACCTGCTCAAAATATGCTGCGCGAGGATCGTCATCAACGTCAACAGAAATCTCGTTAATTCGAGGAAGCGGATGCAGCACAGGCATATGCGACTTTGCTTTTTGCAATTTTTCTTCAGTCAAAATGTACGTGTCACGAAGTCGCAAGTATTGCTCGCGATCCGTAAAACGCTCTTCTTGCACGCGGGTCATGTAAAGCACGTCAAGCTTGCCAATAACTTCCATCAAGTCGCGAGTTTCTTCGTAAGTGCACGAAGGAGTGTCATTAATGCGGTCGATTACGTACTGCGGAGTTTTAAGCTCATCCGGGCTAATCAGCACAAAATGAACGTTTCCAAAGCGGCACAAAGTTTCAATAAGCGAGTGAACTGTGCGTCCATAAGTTAAGTCGCCACACAAGCCGACAGTGAGATTATTAAGGCGACCAAATCGCGCGAGAATAGTTGCCAAGTCTGCAAGAGTTTGAGTTGGGTGCATGTGGCCGCCGTCACCTGCGTTAATAATAGGCGTGCTCACAGCTTGCGTTGCAACAAAAGCAGCACCCTCCTTTGGGTGACGCATTGCAACAACATCAACATAGTTAGACACGACTTTCAAAGTATCGTTTACAGTTTCACCCTTGCTTGCACTAGAAAGTTGCGCACCTGCAAAACCGATTACCTTTCCACCTAAACGCAGCATTGCTGTTTCGAAGCTTAAGCGAGTGCGCGTGCTCGGCTCATAAAAAAGAGTGGCCAACACTCTGCCATCGCAAGTGTGAGCCACTTCTTTACGGTGCGAATCAATGTATCGCGCTTTGTCTAAGAGCATTCGTATTTGCGCAGTTGAAATATCATCTAATGTAACAACACTTTTGCCAGCTAGAGAATTTGCAATTGTGCTGCGAGAAAAAGTTTGATGCAAAGAACTAGAAATTGCGTTCGTCATAATAAGTACCGCTCACCTTCCGTCAATTGGCAAGACGGTCGCAACCACACGCGACCTACGTAATTTTACTGATTAGCGTTGACGAATTTATATACGGAGTGGCGAACAACTATAACTTATTATGCAACATTTAATAAGCATTCAATCTAATAAATCTATTTGTTCCAATACAGTTTGTTGATTACGCCTACCATAAGTAACCTTCAAAATATAAACTGTATTTTCTTCTAAAACAACTCTGTAATAAACAAGAAAATTCTTTACAACTATACGACGCACGCCAAGTGAATTCCAAGGCTCATACTTGACTGCAGGCGCAAACTGAGGAAAAAGAGACAGTCTTTCAATACTAGATTTAATAAGATTAATAATTCTTACGGAAGTTTTCTTAGAGATATTAGATGCAATATAGTCTCTTATATTTTTTAAATCATTTTCTGCATCTTGAGTAACAAGAATATTAAAAGAACTCATTACAAGCCCTTTTCTAACTCAGCAAAAACATCCGCATATGGGCGTGCTAAACCAGAAACTGACTGCTTATAACTGTGCATAAGTTTTGCAGCAAAATCAGTAGATAATAATTCGTCATTTTCTTCTAAATTTTCACTACTGACTGCTTGTTTTATAAGTGCAGAAGCATCAGCATAAAAAACTGAAGAGTTAGCTCTTTCTTTTACATCATTACTTATTACTGCATTTTTCATTAAAAATCACCTCCCGTCCTGTAATTATAATCTAAAACAAATAATGTAACAATAAATGTAAAGCGACTAAAGATGAAATGATTAGCGACCGTAGAAAAGACGAGACATGATTTCGCGGCACTGACGCATGGTTGCTAAAAGATCGTTTTCAAAAACGCGGCCCTGATTCGGCTCATAGCCAAGGTAAGTTGCTATTCCGCCCAAAGAATACGAGTCAGTTGGAATAATATCTGCGCGAGCCATTGATCCAGACCACAAGAAGTTTGCGTTGCGCACTGCAGAACACATATGCCAGCAGCGGCTTAAAACTTCAGCATCCTCGTCGCTTATAAAATGCTCAGATTGCAATGCTTTCAACGCTTGCATAGTTCCAACTACTCGTAAAGATTCATGCTTTGAAGCATATTGCAATTGCATCAATTGCACAGTCCACTCAACATCGCTTAAACCGCCGCGACCAAGCTTCAAATGCCTGTCCCTACTAACTCCTCGAGGTAAACGCTCCGCTTCCATGCGAGCTTTAAGCTTACGAATTTCAGCAAGCTGAGATTCACTAAGAGGATTTGCAGCGTAACGCAATTCGTTTACAACTCCGTTAAGCAAAGCATCCGCCAACTCCTTAGAACCTGCAGCAAAACGCGCTCGCAACAACGCTTGATGCTCCCAAGTGCTAGCCCATTGACGATAATACTTTTCGCAAGATTCTAGCGAACGAACAAGCGGACCGTCTTTTCCTTCCGGACGCAAATCCAAATCGACCATGATTTTTGGTTCAAGTGTAAGAGGACCTTGCAAAATATTACGCAAAATATCTACAGTTTTTTGCGCAAAGCGGTGAGCTGCGTTTAAATCGCAATCTTCACCAACCGGCTTGTAAATTACCATAATATCTGCATCAGAACAGAAGTTTACTTCTTTACCACCGTAGCGACCTAAAGCAATAATAGCAATTTCAGCTTGAGGAGCATTCAAATTCATGACTGACACAGCTTCACGCATAGACCATTGCAAAGTCGCATCTAAAATAGCATCAAACACATCACTCATTGCAAGCATAGAAGTATCGTCATCAATAAGACCACACATCCAAGCTAAAGCTACTCGCTCAATTTCCTGCCGGCGAAGAGCGCGCAAAGACTGCGCAAAATCCGCAATATTACTTGCATAACGCGCAACCATTGCACTAGTTTGCATGTCAAGACTTGCCCTATCGCGCGCAGATAACGCTTCGTCGTCTCCAAGCCAAGTAATAGACTGCATAGACTGCATCATAGCGTCGCCAAGATAGCGCGAATCCGCCAAAACGTGGCAAAGACGCTGAGCTGCGGAAGGAGAATCACGCAAAAAACCAAGATACGTATTTTTTCCGCCAAAACGCTCCGCAAGACGCCGCCACGCAAGCAAACCCATATCCGGATTCTGCCCGTCGCCAAGCCACTTCAACACTGCCGGAAGCAAAATTCTATGAATTTTAGCAGCCCTAGAAAGCCCCTCTGTAAGCGCTTCAACATGCAACTGTGCTGCGCGAGCATCCGCAAAACCAATAGAAGCAAAGCGCGCGCGAGCAGCCTCCGGCGAAAGCACAATAGGATCCGCATCCGTTTGAGCGTTAATAGGAAGCATCGGACGGTAGTAAATATCCTTATGCAAGTGCCGAATTTCACGACGAGCTTTATCAAAACGCGCAACTAACTCTTCCGGACGAAGCCGCACAGCACGAGCAAGTCGGCAAATCTGCTCATTGTTGTTAAGCTGCTCTGTAGAAATTGTGCGCGCGCGATCCAAGCCGCCGTTTCCTTGCGCACCCAAATCTGGGAACAAATGCGTGCGATGCATACTCCACATTTGCTGACGATGCTCAAGAACACGCTCAAAACGGTAGTGTTCTGCCAATAGCGCCGCCTGAGACCTAGAGACGTAGCCACCTTGAGCCAACGCTTGCAAAGCGGAAATAGTATCCCTTACTCGAAGCGACTCATCCTCACTTCCGTGCACAAGCTGCAGCATTTGCACAGTAAACTCAACATCGCGCAAGCCGCCTTTACCAAGTTTCATATCCAAATCGCGTTGAGAAGCCGGAATAAGCGACTCCACACGCTGACGCATATGCTGGCAGTCAGCTACAAAATGCTCACGACCAGAAGCCTTCCAAATAAACGGCTCTACCATATCGCGATAAGCTTTTCCAAGATCCGTATCCCCTGCTGCAGGGCGCGACTTCAAAAGCGCCTGAAACTCCCAGCTACTCGCCCACTTTTCATAATATTCTCTATGAGAATCAAGCCTACGAACAAGAGGACCATCCTTACCTTCCGGGCGAAGCGCAGTATCAATCTGCCAAAGCGGAGGCTCCACAGAGCCCATAACCACCGACTGGCATACTTTTTGCAAAACCATTGCCATAGAAACACCAACGCGCAAAGCAGCATCCTGGTTCTGCTTGTTGCTTAAATCCGCAGGCTCCACAACATAAATCAAATCGATATCGGAAACGTAGTTAATTTCTTGCGCTCCAAGCTTGCCCATAGCAATAATCGCAAATCTGCATGCGGAAGAACCAGTAACCTGTCCTCGCGAAATAGACAACGCTGCCTCTAAAACAGCATCGGCAGCGTCGGAAAGCTTACGACTAATATCTGGCTGCACTTCAACAGGGTCAGCGCTCGCTAAATCAGCTGCCATAATTGCAGCAACATGCTCACGGTAGCGCGCACGAAGCGCAGAAACTGCTTGTGCAAAGCCGAGTGATGTTAAGTAAATTGTGTTAGAATCGCTGCTTTCAGAAGAAACAACTGTTGCAGTGTAAGCTTGTATTGCTTCGAGTAAGTCTTTTACGCGTTCTTCCCTAGTCATTGCAAAAAGATGATTCGGGTCATTTGCTGCAGCTTTTATAAGATTAGGCCTTGTGCGCATAAGCATTGCCAACGCGTTAGACGCACCTAATACTTGCATTAGGCTTGTTAATGAGTCAGATATTTGCGAATTTGAAGTTGAAATATTATTTATTAT includes:
- the pyrE gene encoding orotate phosphoribosyltransferase, which codes for MAELDERFTKFLLDSGALKFGDFTLKSGRQSPYFINAGAFDDGMKIANLGAYYAERVVAAIEDGKLPQDIDTVFGPAYKGIPLAVSTAMALTNNHNMPVGFTFDRKERKDHGDGGIMVGKPLKDGMKVLLVDDVMTAGTAVRETLPKLKAEANVQVVGLILAVDRMERTKDSKLSAVKAVEQEFGFPVLPIANVREIFAAAKRLVNADGKPVMDEELASRAADYLRTYGA
- a CDS encoding dihydroorotate dehydrogenase gives rise to the protein MSAVNNAENNSVNNANSVTNSAETFGFDTSHVWKHPTQVAGVKWKNMVGTASGTFQLAACRRFYDVSQLGAICTKGVSPVPWEGNPSPRTAESPSGMVNAVGLQNPGVDHYLVDELPKLKSMGALVITNVAGHSDDDYAQVVEKLADSAADMLEINVSCPNVTHGGMSVGTDPVALHRLIKRLRAMTSKPMIVKMTPNVTDIVSICKAAVDAGADALSMINTLVGLRIDIRTGEPIIANRTGGVSGPAIFPIGLGFVWRVRQAMPDIPIIGIGGIDSGEKALEYLYAGANAVEVGAAALVDPTAPIRIARELDDLLDSRPKLASLLAEGKTWR
- a CDS encoding dihydroorotate dehydrogenase electron transfer subunit, with translation MSDGMFIPTRKASGNAIITLREDAFDSSGSSSADESNNAKYSRLWGRRAVEVLNNEKLDEGVYRLTLRDSEIAKKAAPAQFVNLYSPDPTAMLPRPFGVASVEGDTFTLIFAVIGKGTAKFAELKPGDSIDALGPLGLGFNISKPAHYVLVSGGLGVPPILCAAQALSKREDSSVTAVLGYRNKRFADDLTKEYISDVHSITNAEGTVITLLDELEKVKHFDFDDDLPTVILSCGPLPMMKAVAHWAHERNIECQLSLEARMGCGYGTCVACVVDTLEGRLKVCNDGPVFDANRLGWE
- the pyrF gene encoding orotidine-5'-phosphate decarboxylase, with the translated sequence MDELIEAIAAKQNPSVVGLDPKPGIVPAEIISSLADEVLQEVEGEDALPTLLATAYFEFNRAIIDAVADFVPAVKPQIAMYEALGPAGIDTYAMTCEYAKSQGLVVIGDAKRGDIGSTAGQYAAHLSGFANLSAYFEDENATDNALPQSLKNLLKSSKNLDVWHEDSLTVNPYMGSDGVKPFIDEALAYDKSIFVLLRTSNPSSKELQELILQDGKPVYEHMADLIENWGASSIGKHGYSRVGAVVGATHPQEGKHLREIMPHTFFLVPGYGAQGGTAQDVAGMFDANSEGAIVNSSRGIIGAWKKSEDYAKNQGHMSLDDILDIVRDSAAVAAKNMRDDLRNAVYR
- a CDS encoding dihydroorotase, producing the protein MNESGTLTLRNISVWDTGERIDLIVDGVRQDALIEQNARVTGDIDASDWVVAPGFADPHVHFRDPGQTAKETMMTGSEAAAAGGYTQVLIMPNTVPALDGEPWEDAPFDVDNVVDYLQRYGCIYGVKLPVRYDLSVCASLGRKGLKPSNIELWKKYVAGIDDDEKTSPMKKHPITAISDDGAAVPEPILRDVLAMAKQTGLPFVEHCEHHDTGAVNEGPVAKMLGVGGIPVSTELAIVQRDIDASRETGVHVHFQHVSTAAAFEAIRKAKKEGLPITCETAPHYLALCDEDVLRYGAMAKMNPPLRSKADRQATLAAIADGTIDMIATDHAPHTAEEKSGNFASTPNGIIGLECAYGVCRKVLVDAGYTDDKHLIELMAVNPMQLMSRRPTDIAALLNVSSRCANKRTLRLSITEHPENVDLVLINMRENWAVDANSFHSKARNTPFDGWQLTGRPVATIIGSEIAFSRM
- the pyrB gene encoding aspartate carbamoyltransferase — protein: MTNAISSSLHQTFSRSTIANSLAGKSVVTLDDISTAQIRMLLDKARYIDSHRKEVAHTCDGRVLATLFYEPSTRTRLSFETAMLRLGGKVIGFAGAQLSSASKGETVNDTLKVVSNYVDVVAMRHPKEGAAFVATQAVSTPIINAGDGGHMHPTQTLADLATILARFGRLNNLTVGLCGDLTYGRTVHSLIETLCRFGNVHFVLISPDELKTPQYVIDRINDTPSCTYEETRDLMEVIGKLDVLYMTRVQEERFTDREQYLRLRDTYILTEEKLQKAKSHMPVLHPLPRINEISVDVDDDPRAAYFEQVKNGMLMRMALESSVLGDELCGYEPTDFVNVPEDELQAVDAHGISLTDPRVHVTDVNAPEDLTCPNPRCITNSELTLKRKFYKADSVRQEYRCMYCDEEAETK
- a CDS encoding type II toxin-antitoxin system RelE/ParE family toxin, whose translation is MSSFNILVTQDAENDLKNIRDYIASNISKKTSVRIINLIKSSIERLSLFPQFAPAVKYEPWNSLGVRRIVVKNFLVYYRVVLEENTVYILKVTYGRRNQQTVLEQIDLLD
- a CDS encoding bifunctional [glutamine synthetase] adenylyltransferase/[glutamine synthetase]-adenylyl-L-tyrosine phosphorylase; this translates as MESANITDSATTETNCNESSTNSSALTSRSLIKAGFSRPDAARCAMMAICKNCNKISFETLLRSALTVEDPDSALLSLQDLSEAYPEIINNISTSNSQISDSLTSLMQVLGASNALAMLMRTRPNLIKAAANDPNHLFAMTREERVKDLLEAIQAYTATVVSSESSDSNTIYLTSLGFAQAVSALRARYREHVAAIMAADLASADPVEVQPDISRKLSDAADAVLEAALSISRGQVTGSSACRFAIIAMGKLGAQEINYVSDIDLIYVVEPADLSNKQNQDAALRVGVSMAMVLQKVCQSVVMGSVEPPLWQIDTALRPEGKDGPLVRRLDSHREYYEKWASSWEFQALLKSRPAAGDTDLGKAYRDMVEPFIWKASGREHFVADCQHMRQRVESLIPASQRDLDMKLGKGGLRDVEFTVQMLQLVHGSEDESLRVRDTISALQALAQGGYVSRSQAALLAEHYRFERVLEHRQQMWSMHRTHLFPDLGAQGNGGLDRARTISTEQLNNNEQICRLARAVRLRPEELVARFDKARREIRHLHKDIYYRPMLPINAQTDADPIVLSPEAARARFASIGFADARAAQLHVEALTEGLSRAAKIHRILLPAVLKWLGDGQNPDMGLLAWRRLAERFGGKNTYLGFLRDSPSAAQRLCHVLADSRYLGDAMMQSMQSITWLGDDEALSARDRASLDMQTSAMVARYASNIADFAQSLRALRRQEIERVALAWMCGLIDDDTSMLAMSDVFDAILDATLQWSMREAVSVMNLNAPQAEIAIIALGRYGGKEVNFCSDADIMVIYKPVGEDCDLNAAHRFAQKTVDILRNILQGPLTLEPKIMVDLDLRPEGKDGPLVRSLESCEKYYRQWASTWEHQALLRARFAAGSKELADALLNGVVNELRYAANPLSESQLAEIRKLKARMEAERLPRGVSRDRHLKLGRGGLSDVEWTVQLMQLQYASKHESLRVVGTMQALKALQSEHFISDEDAEVLSRCWHMCSAVRNANFLWSGSMARADIIPTDSYSLGGIATYLGYEPNQGRVFENDLLATMRQCREIMSRLFYGR